The Paenibacillus sophorae genome has a segment encoding these proteins:
- a CDS encoding YolD-like family protein, producing MTKKLQGNGIWESSRMMLPQHKERVNEHRLDLGEKTKPILHNDEKEIIAQNILTSLHEGEKISIEIFGIYENRRISGTVVAVSELSSKLRIEIENGYEWIDFDEIVSSHLIGSGSDYM from the coding sequence ATGACTAAGAAACTTCAAGGAAATGGTATATGGGAATCAAGCAGAATGATGCTGCCTCAACATAAGGAAAGGGTCAATGAACATCGATTAGATTTGGGTGAGAAAACAAAACCGATTTTACATAATGATGAAAAAGAAATTATTGCCCAAAATATCCTAACATCTTTACATGAAGGAGAAAAAATTTCAATTGAGATATTTGGGATTTATGAAAATAGACGGATAAGTGGAACGGTCGTAGCTGTTAGTGAATTATCAAGTAAACTTCGGATCGAAATTGAAAATGGATATGAGTGGATTGACTTTGATGAAATTGTATCATCTCATTTGATTGGTTCAGGGAGCGACTATATGTGA
- a CDS encoding DNA polymerase IV — protein MSKKQRTVMLIDMQSFYASVEKAKHPEYKNKPLVVAGDPARRSGIILAACPLAKQKGVKTAEALWEALQKCPDLIVIRPHMQEYIDVSMQIVEIIESFTDLVEPYSIDEMFCEFTGSMHLFANNPIHLAKHIQTKILSETGIYARAGIGENKIISKLCCDMIAKKISGGIFDLKKEELDKHIWHNPVREMWGIGSRMEKHLWKMGILTIGDLAKTPLSTLRNKWGVNGEVIWRTANGIDNSPVSVDTHRMQKDIGNGMTLPRDYRTGSEIEVVLLDLCSEVCRRARKKGLMGSVITVSISGADFDYKTGFSRQIKVVDPTNITLDVYETAKRLFYDYWDRQPVRRVGVSLSDLVKDDIYQLTLFDNKERQRAIDKVMDNIKDRFGEVSILRASSLTDAGQAVDRAEKIGGHYK, from the coding sequence ATGTCGAAAAAACAAAGAACAGTAATGCTGATTGATATGCAAAGTTTTTATGCCAGTGTAGAGAAAGCAAAGCATCCAGAATACAAAAACAAACCTCTAGTAGTAGCAGGTGATCCAGCAAGGCGTTCAGGTATTATTCTGGCTGCATGTCCTTTGGCTAAACAGAAAGGTGTAAAAACGGCTGAAGCATTATGGGAAGCGTTGCAGAAGTGTCCTGATTTGATTGTAATAAGACCTCATATGCAGGAATACATCGATGTATCGATGCAAATTGTTGAAATCATTGAATCGTTCACTGATTTAGTTGAACCGTACAGTATAGATGAAATGTTCTGTGAGTTTACAGGATCAATGCACCTTTTTGCAAATAATCCAATACATCTAGCTAAACATATCCAGACCAAGATACTCAGTGAAACAGGAATATATGCTCGGGCAGGAATTGGAGAGAACAAAATAATCAGTAAGCTTTGCTGCGACATGATTGCAAAGAAAATTTCTGGTGGAATATTCGACTTGAAAAAAGAGGAGTTAGATAAACACATATGGCATAATCCTGTAAGGGAGATGTGGGGTATTGGTTCCAGAATGGAGAAACATCTTTGGAAGATGGGTATTTTAACAATTGGAGATCTTGCAAAAACTCCACTCAGCACACTTCGCAACAAATGGGGAGTTAATGGAGAAGTTATTTGGCGTACAGCTAATGGAATAGATAATTCACCTGTGTCCGTGGACACTCACAGAATGCAAAAGGATATAGGCAACGGAATGACCCTTCCCAGAGATTATAGAACAGGCAGCGAAATTGAAGTAGTCCTTTTAGACTTATGCTCTGAAGTATGCAGAAGAGCAAGAAAGAAAGGGTTAATGGGAAGCGTAATTACTGTAAGCATATCTGGTGCAGACTTTGATTACAAAACAGGCTTTAGCAGACAAATAAAAGTTGTTGATCCAACAAATATAACCTTGGATGTATATGAAACAGCAAAAAGACTGTTTTACGATTATTGGGACAGACAGCCTGTAAGAAGGGTTGGCGTTTCGTTATCGGATTTAGTTAAGGACGATATTTATCAATTAACTCTATTCGACAATAAAGAACGTCAACGTGCAATAGACAAGGTGATGGATAATATTAAAGATCGATTTGGTGAGGTATCCATTCTTAGAGCAAGTTCATTAACGGACGCCGGTCAGGCCGTTGACAGAGCGGAAAAAATTGGAGGGCATTATAAATGA